From a region of the Corallococcus coralloides DSM 2259 genome:
- a CDS encoding VOC family protein, with protein MELHHGRMFDHVHLQVRDLEASKRFYRAVLEVMGIPVFNESERHLAADELFLSNDREPTARVHLAFQAKDREMVHRFHQAAVAAGGRDNGAPGERSYHPGYYAAFVLDPDGNNIEMVHHGPAKRSAPSVVYTW; from the coding sequence ATGGAACTGCACCACGGCCGCATGTTCGACCACGTCCACCTCCAGGTCCGGGACCTGGAGGCGAGCAAGCGCTTCTACCGCGCGGTGCTGGAGGTGATGGGCATCCCGGTCTTCAACGAGAGCGAGCGGCACCTGGCGGCGGACGAGCTCTTCCTCAGCAACGACCGCGAGCCCACCGCGCGCGTGCACCTGGCCTTCCAGGCGAAGGACCGGGAGATGGTGCACCGCTTCCACCAGGCGGCGGTGGCCGCGGGGGGCCGTGACAACGGCGCGCCCGGCGAGCGCTCCTACCATCCGGGGTACTACGCGGCCTTCGTGCTGGACCCGGACGGCAACAACATCGAGATGGTCCACCACGGGCCCGCGAAGCGCTCGGCGCCGTCCGTCGTCTACACGTGGTGA
- a CDS encoding glycosyltransferase family 39 protein, which yields MAATFAASLLLRGLYLAASPDRDWPFSVFFAGDARFFHTAALDLARGREGPTALPYHPPLFPALLGLLYRVLGEPQGSALPYKLALACLGSATVALCQGFWRRLLGTPWSLVAAGLYATSFGWLVLSTTYSNETLSALWLCFTCALALRVGGGVPSWPAVLGLGAVMGFGTLTRAEHLGLWPFLLASAWTARERAPWKPWALRWGAAMGVSLLLLVPSALRNMDTMRELNARAPHLEPLPEWVPVTVYGPLNFAMANHAGATGGFTPALINQGGSNGQLDPSRPEHRRLLLHGYAEGLRWMVASPGDAARLLWTKLDLWLDGLSLGVGVSDVPGGLIGERAPVDVFVPDAAWLKWPLAALLLAGMLLSLKPAHAPFRLLSLVVLHRVLITLAFFGYARGLLVVFPALLPLLVLPLKVLGERHAAVARRLPALAGALLLLVWAEAALVATRETPRRFMASGTTDAVNGKLIQDDRVRLWPQP from the coding sequence ATGGCGGCCACGTTCGCCGCCAGCCTGCTCCTGCGAGGGCTGTACCTGGCGGCCTCTCCGGACCGGGACTGGCCCTTCTCCGTCTTCTTCGCGGGCGACGCGCGCTTCTTCCACACCGCCGCGCTGGACCTGGCGCGGGGCCGCGAAGGCCCCACCGCCCTGCCCTACCACCCGCCCCTGTTCCCCGCCCTCCTGGGACTGCTGTACCGGGTGCTGGGCGAGCCCCAGGGCAGCGCGCTGCCGTACAAGCTGGCGCTCGCCTGTCTGGGCTCGGCCACGGTGGCCCTCTGCCAGGGCTTCTGGCGGCGCCTGCTGGGAACGCCCTGGAGCCTGGTGGCGGCGGGGCTGTATGCCACGAGCTTCGGGTGGCTGGTGCTCTCCACCACGTACAGCAATGAAACGCTGTCAGCGCTGTGGCTGTGTTTCACCTGCGCGCTGGCATTGCGCGTGGGTGGCGGGGTGCCGTCCTGGCCCGCGGTGCTGGGATTGGGCGCGGTGATGGGCTTTGGCACCCTCACCCGCGCGGAGCACCTGGGGCTGTGGCCCTTCCTCCTGGCGTCTGCGTGGACCGCGCGGGAGCGGGCGCCCTGGAAGCCGTGGGCCCTGCGCTGGGGCGCGGCGATGGGCGTGTCCCTGCTGCTGCTCGTTCCTTCCGCGCTGCGCAACATGGACACGATGCGCGAGTTGAACGCGCGGGCGCCGCACCTGGAGCCGCTGCCGGAGTGGGTGCCCGTCACCGTGTACGGGCCGCTCAACTTCGCCATGGCCAATCATGCCGGCGCCACCGGGGGCTTCACCCCGGCGCTGATCAACCAGGGCGGCAGCAACGGCCAGCTGGACCCATCCCGCCCGGAGCACCGGCGCCTGCTGTTGCACGGCTACGCGGAAGGGCTGCGCTGGATGGTGGCCTCGCCCGGCGACGCGGCCCGGCTGCTCTGGACGAAGCTGGACCTGTGGCTGGACGGCCTGAGCCTGGGCGTCGGCGTGTCGGACGTGCCTGGAGGCCTCATTGGCGAGCGCGCCCCGGTGGACGTGTTCGTCCCCGACGCCGCGTGGCTCAAGTGGCCGCTGGCGGCGCTGCTCCTCGCCGGGATGCTGCTGTCCCTCAAGCCCGCGCACGCGCCCTTCCGGCTGCTGTCGCTGGTGGTGCTGCACCGGGTGCTGATAACGCTCGCCTTCTTCGGCTACGCGCGCGGCCTGCTCGTCGTCTTCCCCGCGCTCCTGCCGCTGCTGGTGCTGCCGCTGAAGGTCCTGGGAGAGCGCCACGCGGCCGTGGCCCGGAGGCTGCCCGCGCTCGCCGGGGCGCTGCTGCTGCTCGTGTGGGCGGAGGCCGCGCTCGTCGCCACGCGGGAAACGCCCCGCCGCTTCATGGCCAGCGGCACCACCGACGCCGTGAATGGCAAGCTCATCCAGGACGACCGCGTCAGGCTCTGGCCCCAACCTTGA
- a CDS encoding fibronectin type III domain-containing protein, producing the protein MRPLRSALCCLALLVSSTTYAFQPSQPEQQSAVAKKAFFKPDLYLPIQNVPLEKARSLMPRAGADKWAGFVARFGGNVQVYLDPLSGMPTGIQGSFPLIPGDGFRNNVTLESVRQGLGRSVGSVDESVVGELVFKFVADHQDAIGVDLLQLGSPRVTQVTDTLWQVHIPQVVNGITVRHGRLAATISHGNLILLGTEAWANVGIDTKPRFSANQAVAAGSTFLGQTLSPTSLWQPPTLEVTPYARTGAAFGQGYGHALVWSYGFSNPGEHERWKVTVDANSGEVLAVEDDNHYFDAQVKGGVYPSTNIGTCTSKETCGTMQPNTPMPWANTGFASPNNFTDGAGIYNYSTGTFNTTLSGKYVKIADSCGAINVSSATGSLDLGGVNNDHDCTVPAGTSPGNTPAARSSFYELNKIKEVARGWLPSNTWLQGQLTSNVNLNSTCNAFWNGSSVNFYKSGGGCRNTGEIGAVFDHEWGHGMDNFDANGSLSNSSEGYADIAGILRLQTSCVGYGFFQTTDTGCGLTPDGTGYNQQESQVAGQSWCNLRCSGVRDADWAASAPNIPATPQNFTCKMCSSGSGPCSKQVHCAASPVRQAAWDLVTRDLTAAPFNYNSNDAFLLGNKLFYQGSGNIGTWHACNCSQGTSDGCGATNGYMQWLAADDDNGNLADGTPHMTAIYAAYNRHNIACSTPAPTNGGCSTAPTAAPTTTATPGDSQVSLSWTASAGASQYWVMKTEGFAGCDFGKARVATVTGTSYTDAEVANGRQYCYSVVPASSNACFGPASTCTCTTPTCAAPGAPTLSTPASGATGVELLAALDWADVTGVSGYEVQVATDSAFTNVVRSANSLVASNWNVSPGLAASTAYYWRVRALNSCGGTSSWSATRSFTTRGCVTLAAPTLTSPASGATGVALTPALDWSDVTSAAGYDVQVATDSAFTNVVRSATGLSSSAWNVTPGLSNLTAYYWRARATDSCGAGAYSTAFSFTTTNVCTPTVATYNSSLRTPACGSVCGCDTGPTLVNGRGTLSGGVEPNQPNTLGATCADGSSGSYHSDESIDRIVLKTVDQGTITPGKQLTVDVTVWCYGTSDQLDLYYTTNTTTPSWTAISTGQACTAVGAKTFSFPVTVGSTTGNHAVRAQFRFSSTATSACVAGSYNDRDDLVFNVTSAVAASPTAPSAKQVRGRAVTAR; encoded by the coding sequence ATGCGCCCCCTGCGGTCCGCGTTGTGTTGTCTTGCCCTCCTGGTGTCATCCACGACGTACGCATTCCAACCCTCCCAGCCCGAGCAGCAGAGCGCGGTGGCGAAGAAGGCCTTCTTCAAGCCGGACCTCTACCTGCCCATCCAGAACGTGCCGCTGGAGAAGGCGCGGTCGCTGATGCCGCGCGCGGGCGCGGACAAGTGGGCGGGGTTCGTCGCCCGCTTCGGCGGCAACGTGCAGGTGTACCTGGATCCGCTGTCCGGCATGCCCACGGGCATCCAGGGCAGCTTCCCGCTCATCCCGGGTGACGGCTTCCGCAACAACGTCACGCTCGAATCCGTGCGCCAGGGGCTGGGCCGCTCGGTGGGCAGCGTGGACGAGTCCGTGGTGGGAGAGCTCGTCTTCAAGTTCGTCGCGGACCATCAGGACGCGATTGGCGTGGACCTGCTCCAGCTGGGCTCGCCGCGCGTGACGCAGGTGACGGACACGCTGTGGCAGGTGCACATCCCGCAGGTGGTGAACGGCATCACGGTGCGGCACGGCCGGCTGGCGGCCACCATCAGCCACGGCAACCTCATCCTCCTGGGCACGGAGGCGTGGGCCAACGTGGGCATCGACACGAAGCCTCGCTTCAGCGCGAACCAGGCCGTTGCCGCGGGCAGCACGTTCCTGGGCCAGACGCTGTCGCCCACCAGCCTGTGGCAGCCGCCCACCCTGGAGGTGACCCCCTACGCGCGCACGGGCGCGGCCTTCGGCCAGGGCTACGGACACGCGCTGGTGTGGAGCTACGGCTTCTCCAACCCCGGCGAGCACGAGCGCTGGAAGGTGACGGTGGACGCCAACTCCGGCGAGGTGCTCGCCGTGGAGGATGACAACCACTACTTCGACGCGCAGGTGAAGGGCGGCGTGTACCCGTCCACCAACATCGGCACCTGCACGTCGAAGGAGACGTGCGGCACCATGCAGCCCAACACGCCCATGCCGTGGGCGAACACGGGCTTCGCGTCGCCCAACAACTTCACGGACGGCGCGGGCATCTACAACTACAGCACCGGCACCTTCAACACGACGCTCTCCGGCAAGTACGTGAAGATCGCCGACAGCTGCGGCGCCATCAACGTGAGCTCCGCCACGGGCAGCCTGGACCTGGGCGGCGTGAACAACGACCACGACTGCACGGTGCCCGCGGGCACGTCCCCGGGCAACACGCCCGCGGCGCGCTCCAGCTTCTACGAGCTGAACAAGATCAAGGAAGTGGCCCGCGGCTGGCTGCCCAGCAACACCTGGCTGCAGGGACAGCTCACGTCCAACGTGAACCTGAACAGCACCTGCAACGCGTTCTGGAACGGCAGCAGCGTGAACTTCTACAAGTCCGGAGGCGGCTGCCGGAACACCGGTGAGATTGGCGCGGTGTTCGACCACGAGTGGGGCCACGGCATGGACAACTTCGATGCCAACGGCTCCCTGTCCAACTCCAGCGAAGGCTACGCGGACATCGCGGGCATCCTGCGCCTGCAGACGTCCTGCGTGGGCTACGGCTTCTTCCAGACGACGGACACGGGCTGCGGCCTGACGCCGGACGGCACGGGCTACAACCAGCAGGAGTCGCAGGTGGCGGGCCAGTCCTGGTGCAACCTGCGCTGCTCGGGCGTGCGTGACGCGGACTGGGCGGCGAGCGCGCCGAACATCCCGGCCACCCCGCAGAACTTCACCTGCAAGATGTGCTCGTCCGGCTCCGGCCCGTGCAGCAAGCAGGTGCACTGCGCGGCGTCCCCCGTGCGCCAGGCGGCGTGGGACCTGGTGACGCGCGACCTCACGGCCGCGCCCTTCAACTACAACTCCAACGACGCGTTCCTCCTGGGCAACAAGCTCTTCTACCAGGGCTCCGGCAACATCGGCACGTGGCACGCCTGCAACTGCTCCCAGGGCACTTCCGACGGCTGCGGCGCGACGAACGGCTACATGCAGTGGCTGGCCGCGGACGACGACAACGGCAACCTGGCGGACGGCACGCCGCACATGACGGCCATCTACGCCGCGTACAACCGCCACAACATCGCCTGCTCCACGCCCGCACCCACCAACGGCGGCTGCTCGACGGCGCCGACGGCGGCCCCCACCACCACGGCCACCCCGGGCGACAGCCAGGTGAGCCTGTCGTGGACCGCTTCCGCGGGCGCCAGCCAGTACTGGGTGATGAAGACGGAGGGCTTCGCGGGCTGTGACTTCGGCAAGGCGCGCGTGGCCACCGTCACCGGCACCAGCTACACGGACGCGGAGGTCGCCAACGGCCGCCAGTACTGCTACTCGGTCGTGCCCGCGAGCAGCAACGCGTGCTTCGGCCCGGCGTCCACCTGCACCTGCACCACGCCCACCTGCGCGGCGCCCGGCGCTCCCACGCTGTCCACCCCCGCCTCCGGCGCCACTGGCGTGGAGCTGCTCGCGGCGCTGGACTGGGCGGACGTGACGGGCGTGTCCGGCTACGAGGTCCAGGTGGCCACCGACAGTGCGTTCACCAACGTGGTGCGCAGCGCCAACTCGCTCGTGGCCAGCAACTGGAACGTGTCCCCGGGCCTGGCGGCCAGCACGGCCTACTACTGGCGCGTGCGGGCGCTCAACTCGTGCGGTGGCACCAGCTCCTGGAGCGCGACGCGCAGCTTCACCACGCGCGGCTGCGTCACCCTGGCGGCCCCCACCCTGACGTCCCCCGCCTCCGGCGCCACGGGCGTCGCGCTGACGCCGGCGCTGGACTGGTCCGACGTGACGAGCGCGGCCGGCTATGACGTGCAGGTGGCCACCGACAGCGCGTTCACCAACGTGGTGCGCAGCGCCACCGGCCTGTCCTCCAGCGCGTGGAACGTGACGCCGGGCCTGTCCAACCTCACGGCGTACTACTGGCGCGCGCGGGCCACCGACAGCTGCGGCGCGGGCGCGTACAGCACCGCCTTCAGCTTCACCACCACCAACGTGTGCACGCCCACCGTGGCCACGTACAACTCCAGCCTGCGCACCCCGGCCTGCGGCTCCGTGTGCGGCTGCGACACCGGCCCCACGCTCGTCAACGGGCGCGGCACGCTGTCCGGCGGCGTGGAGCCCAACCAGCCCAACACCCTGGGCGCCACCTGCGCGGACGGCAGCTCCGGCAGCTACCACTCGGATGAGAGCATCGACCGCATCGTGCTCAAGACGGTGGACCAGGGCACCATCACCCCGGGCAAGCAGCTCACCGTGGACGTGACGGTGTGGTGCTACGGCACCAGCGACCAGCTGGACCTGTACTACACGACGAACACCACCACGCCTTCGTGGACCGCCATCAGCACGGGCCAGGCCTGCACCGCGGTGGGGGCGAAGACGTTCTCCTTCCCCGTCACCGTGGGCAGCACCACCGGCAACCACGCCGTGCGCGCGCAGTTCCGCTTCAGCAGCACCGCCACCAGCGCCTGCGTGGCCGGTTCGTACAACGACCGCGACGACCTGGTCTTCAACGTCACGTCCGCGGTGGCCGCCAGCCCCACCGCCCCGTCCGCGAAGCAGGTGCGCGGCCGGGCCGTGACGGCGCGCTAG
- the tesB gene encoding acyl-CoA thioesterase II, with product MSRVLDELLGLLKLEPIEENLFRGASQDLGFRQLFGGQVLGQSLSAASQTVEEKRTVHSLHGYFLRPGDAGLPVVYTVDRVRDGGSFTTRRVVAIQKGQPIFTLMASFQGEEPGFTHQATMPDVPPPESLPTDLELLGRHAGRMSERHREKFLSAKPIEMRPVTYVDPFEPKAEPPVKHVWFRADGAMPDEPQVHRYVLAYASDFNLLGTALQPHAQTFLQPGFQMASLDHALWFHGDLKVNDWLLYTMESPWAGNARGLARGHVFTRDGRLVASVAQEGLLRQRTDAR from the coding sequence ATGAGCCGGGTGCTGGACGAGCTGTTGGGGCTCCTGAAGCTGGAGCCCATCGAGGAGAACCTGTTCCGTGGCGCAAGCCAGGACCTGGGCTTCCGGCAGCTCTTCGGAGGGCAGGTGCTGGGGCAGTCCCTGTCCGCCGCCAGCCAGACGGTGGAGGAGAAGCGCACGGTGCACTCGCTGCACGGCTACTTCCTGCGCCCCGGCGACGCGGGCCTGCCCGTCGTCTACACCGTGGACCGCGTGCGCGACGGCGGCAGCTTCACCACCCGCCGCGTGGTGGCCATCCAGAAGGGGCAGCCCATCTTCACGCTGATGGCGTCCTTCCAGGGGGAGGAGCCGGGCTTCACGCACCAGGCCACCATGCCGGATGTGCCGCCGCCGGAGTCGCTGCCCACGGACCTGGAGCTGTTGGGGCGCCACGCGGGCCGCATGTCCGAGCGGCACCGGGAGAAGTTCCTCTCCGCCAAGCCCATCGAGATGCGCCCGGTGACGTACGTGGACCCCTTCGAGCCCAAGGCTGAGCCGCCCGTGAAGCACGTCTGGTTCCGCGCCGACGGCGCCATGCCCGACGAGCCCCAGGTGCACCGCTACGTGCTCGCGTACGCCAGCGACTTCAACCTGCTGGGCACCGCGCTCCAGCCGCACGCGCAGACGTTCCTCCAGCCGGGCTTCCAGATGGCCAGCCTGGACCACGCGCTGTGGTTCCACGGCGACCTGAAGGTCAACGACTGGCTGCTCTACACCATGGAGAGCCCCTGGGCCGGCAACGCCCGGGGCCTGGCGCGCGGGCACGTCTTCACCCGCGACGGGCGGCTCGTGGCCTCCGTGGCCCAGGAAGGGCTCCTGCGCCAGCGCACGGACGCGCGCTAG
- a CDS encoding heparin lyase I family protein — MKKTLLLVETLFVLGAAGCGAPDGSLPAEDRQPSLDSSGEDLTTTGCTQLTPASVKASGDDGTGSVAANTLDDQLTTRWSSLGKGQWIDYDLGSTKSVGAMAVAWHEGNKRANTFTISVSPDGYTYTQVYSGKSKGTTTAAETYTFTPVTTRRVRVTVQGNTLNDWASIAEARPCAGTTTTPPPTSPGGIVWRGDFESGDRSQWDGTQMMSADRLQVIPSPVREGGFALKATVKQGDDPINSSGNRNEIFKQTKEAVGSEYWYRWSTRFAADFPSVNTWQLFTQWHHDGCCGSPPVEFYVYGEEMRLNIGGSPGTIVWRTPLVRNTWHDFVFHVKWSPNASVGFVELYYDGQLVLPKRYIATQYSGQLNYLKIGLYRNDTIAPVGVVYHDGWVMGRTQADVLDANYKLK, encoded by the coding sequence TTGAAGAAAACCCTCCTCCTGGTTGAAACGTTGTTCGTCCTGGGCGCCGCTGGTTGTGGCGCTCCGGATGGTTCCCTTCCGGCGGAAGACCGCCAGCCGTCGCTCGATTCGTCCGGCGAGGACCTCACCACCACCGGCTGCACGCAGCTCACGCCCGCGAGCGTGAAGGCCAGCGGCGATGACGGCACCGGCAGCGTCGCGGCGAACACACTGGATGATCAGCTCACCACGCGCTGGAGCAGCCTGGGCAAGGGCCAGTGGATTGACTACGACCTGGGCTCCACCAAGAGCGTGGGCGCGATGGCGGTGGCCTGGCACGAGGGCAACAAGCGCGCGAACACGTTCACCATCTCCGTGTCGCCGGACGGCTACACCTATACGCAGGTGTACAGCGGCAAGAGCAAGGGCACGACCACCGCGGCGGAGACGTACACCTTCACGCCGGTGACCACGCGCCGGGTGCGCGTCACGGTGCAGGGCAACACCCTCAACGACTGGGCCAGCATCGCGGAGGCGCGCCCCTGCGCCGGCACCACCACGACGCCGCCCCCCACCTCGCCGGGCGGCATCGTGTGGCGGGGCGACTTCGAGTCCGGCGACCGCAGCCAGTGGGACGGCACGCAGATGATGTCCGCGGACCGGCTGCAGGTGATTCCGTCGCCGGTGCGCGAGGGCGGCTTCGCCCTCAAGGCCACGGTGAAGCAGGGCGATGACCCCATCAACTCCAGCGGCAACCGCAACGAAATCTTCAAGCAGACGAAGGAGGCGGTGGGCTCCGAGTACTGGTACCGCTGGAGCACGCGCTTCGCGGCGGACTTCCCCAGCGTGAACACCTGGCAGCTCTTCACCCAGTGGCACCACGACGGGTGCTGCGGCTCTCCGCCGGTGGAGTTCTACGTCTACGGCGAGGAGATGCGGCTCAACATCGGCGGGTCCCCGGGCACCATCGTCTGGCGCACGCCGCTGGTGCGCAACACGTGGCACGACTTCGTCTTCCACGTGAAGTGGTCCCCCAACGCGAGCGTGGGCTTCGTGGAGCTGTACTACGACGGCCAGCTGGTGCTGCCCAAGCGCTACATCGCGACGCAGTACTCCGGGCAGCTCAACTACCTGAAGATCGGTCTGTACCGGAACGACACCATCGCGCCGGTGGGCGTCGTCTACCACGACGGCTGGGTGATGGGCCGGACGCAGGCGGACGTGCTGGACGCCAACTACAAGCTGAAGTGA
- a CDS encoding sigma-54-dependent Fis family transcriptional regulator produces MSRPASEQVPRSERKPLYVKVVTQPALHGCWSVNISETGIGLIATPRRPSEGPHENEPVEMAFSLPDTGAHVRVQGTVRWRHDTASSGGTVAALGISFGAFDAADGVKLARYLATSHLQVVAAFASDDESRAVRQALDGVATPHFAATSEDVHALLTRGDMAVLLVCGQDESQALALVESLAELRAEVEPTGAGPPSDLASRIVYCAPAAPERLVALFNTGRIYRAPGAWPDPDTLREAVLQAGREHGFRTEQWRMALELERNLMRERALAQTPVVGVGRNGEDVGFRSPPMQRVMEMVRLVAPHRVAVLLQGETGTGKEVLARILHRLSGRGDLPLVVQDCGALTETLLESELFGHVKGAFTGAVSDHPGLFVLANGGTIFLDEIENTTPNLQAKLLRVLETGDIRPVGGTQVRHVDVRVVAASNRDLGEEVRAGRFRADLFYRLNSFTIDIPPLRERPEDIPELARAFVEQFNRTLKRSATGVAPDADEVLHGYGWPGNVRELRNVVERAVLLSRPGEMLTRRLLPPALLSNTLPRADPTGDGSLRARLQQVERDLIREALERHGGVLRRAAVALGMDPVTLGRRARRHGLWKAE; encoded by the coding sequence ATGTCGCGCCCCGCGTCCGAGCAGGTGCCCCGGAGCGAGCGCAAGCCGCTGTACGTGAAGGTGGTGACCCAGCCGGCGCTGCATGGCTGCTGGTCCGTGAACATCAGCGAGACGGGCATCGGGCTCATCGCCACGCCGCGCCGCCCCTCCGAGGGCCCGCACGAGAACGAGCCGGTGGAGATGGCCTTCTCGCTGCCGGACACGGGCGCGCACGTGCGGGTGCAGGGCACGGTGCGCTGGCGCCACGACACGGCGAGCAGTGGGGGCACCGTCGCGGCGCTGGGCATCAGCTTCGGCGCCTTCGACGCGGCGGACGGCGTGAAGCTGGCCCGCTACCTGGCCACGTCCCACCTGCAGGTGGTGGCCGCCTTCGCCTCGGATGACGAGTCACGCGCGGTGCGCCAGGCCCTGGACGGCGTGGCCACGCCGCACTTCGCCGCCACTTCAGAGGACGTGCACGCGCTGCTCACGCGCGGGGACATGGCGGTGCTCCTGGTGTGTGGCCAGGACGAGTCGCAGGCGCTCGCGTTGGTGGAGTCCCTGGCGGAGCTGCGCGCGGAGGTGGAACCCACGGGGGCGGGGCCGCCCAGCGACCTGGCCTCGCGCATCGTCTACTGCGCCCCGGCGGCCCCGGAGCGGCTGGTGGCGCTCTTCAACACCGGCCGCATCTACCGGGCACCAGGCGCGTGGCCGGACCCGGACACCCTGCGCGAGGCGGTGCTCCAGGCAGGGCGCGAGCACGGCTTCCGCACGGAGCAGTGGCGCATGGCGCTGGAGCTGGAGCGCAACCTCATGCGCGAGCGCGCGCTGGCCCAGACGCCGGTGGTGGGCGTGGGCCGCAACGGGGAGGACGTGGGCTTTCGCAGCCCGCCCATGCAGCGGGTGATGGAGATGGTGCGCCTGGTGGCCCCCCACCGGGTGGCGGTGCTGCTGCAGGGCGAGACGGGCACCGGCAAGGAGGTGCTGGCGCGCATCCTCCACCGGCTCTCCGGCCGCGGGGACCTGCCGCTCGTCGTCCAGGACTGCGGCGCGCTCACGGAGACGCTGCTGGAGAGCGAGCTGTTCGGCCACGTGAAGGGGGCCTTCACCGGCGCGGTGTCGGACCACCCGGGCCTCTTCGTGCTCGCCAACGGCGGCACCATCTTCCTGGACGAGATCGAGAACACCACGCCCAACCTCCAGGCGAAGCTGTTGCGCGTGCTGGAGACGGGCGACATCCGCCCGGTGGGCGGCACCCAGGTGCGCCACGTGGACGTGCGCGTGGTGGCCGCGAGCAACCGGGACCTGGGCGAGGAGGTGCGCGCCGGCCGCTTCCGCGCGGACCTCTTCTACCGGCTCAACAGCTTCACCATCGACATCCCGCCCCTGCGCGAGCGCCCGGAGGACATCCCGGAGCTGGCCCGCGCCTTCGTGGAGCAGTTCAACCGCACCCTCAAGCGCTCCGCCACGGGCGTGGCCCCGGACGCGGACGAGGTGCTGCACGGCTACGGCTGGCCGGGCAACGTGCGCGAGCTGCGCAACGTGGTGGAGCGGGCGGTGCTCCTGTCCCGGCCCGGGGAGATGCTCACCCGGCGCCTGTTGCCGCCCGCGCTCCTCAGCAACACGCTGCCCCGGGCGGACCCCACCGGGGACGGCTCGCTCCGGGCCCGGCTCCAGCAGGTGGAGCGTGACCTCATCCGCGAGGCCCTGGAGCGCCACGGCGGCGTCCTGCGCCGCGCCGCCGTGGCCCTGGGCATGGACCCCGTGACGTTGGGCCGCCGGGCCCGCCGTCACGGGTTGTGGAAGGCGGAGTAG